A region of the Paenibacillus rhizovicinus genome:
TGCTCGTCGAGCCCCCCACCTCGGGAGCGGGTGTCCAGAATTACCATGTCCTTGTAAATGTCCGAGTTGGCCTGAACAAAGACTCGGCCAAGCCGAAGCATTGTCGAATCGAACATGCCGTCTTTCGGATTAAACCAGTAGTCCTCGTCCGTATGGTAGATTGATGCTGTTTTGAGCGTGCCGGCAATCAGATCTGTGCTTGTTTCCGTTGCGAGCCAGATGCCTGTTGGTTTCAGGTACACGTTGATCTGGCGGACCAGCAGCTCGCTGCCTGGCGCCTCTATGATCGCATATTCTTCTACCTTTTCATTCACCGGCACCCAGCGGTGGAAGCTGTTCTTTCCGAGCGTGAAGCTGTGCCCTGGCGTCGGATTAAAATCCATGTGGAAGAAACGAAGCAGCTTGTTCTGATCCTTCATGACCACCGGTACGGTGACAGTCACGTAAATATCAATTACGTCGTTAAAGGAGGCTTCCCTTTGCCCGATCGCTTTCCCGTCGGATTGATACAGGAACTCGGACTTTACAATCACAAGCGTTGCTCCTTCAATAGCCGCCATCGGCGTCAACGTAAGCTTTGTTGCCGCCTTATACTTATCGATGAACTGCTTCATCTCGTTTCCAAAATCCGTATACAGTGCAATGCTCGCCACCTTGATCCGCTGATCAAATGCCGTCTCTTTGGACGGAATCGTCGTCGTGAACTTATTCGAGACGTAGGCATCCTTCGTTTCTTTCGTATCGTTGTACACCGGCGAAGACGTCCAGCTGAGGATGTTCTCGATCATCCGTCGGTTTCCAGGATTCTGGAAACCACGCTCATCATCCATGGCGTTGCAGTCCGTCATAAACACGATCCGCTGCTTGTCGTTTTCATAAGCAGCCACAACCGGAAGTCCATTCGAGTAAGCAACGGGCTGAATACGACTGCCGCTAATTCTGTAGTAGGAGGCTGCCTGCATTGTAAAGCTCGTACATCCTTGAGCAAGCGGGTGGCTCGTGTTAAACGTGCCGCTTGTGGTTACGATAGCGTCCGGAACGAGTGTCAGATCCGGAAAGTCCTGAGAAACGATGCTTAGAAAGTTTGCGTTCCAGTCCGTTAATCCGGAGTGCTCGGCGGTGATGATAGCAGATCCTCCCGCTGCGATAAAACTCCGGATTCCTGCCACGCATTCAGCAGGCACAGGATTCATCATATAAGCCACAATGATCAGATCGTAATCTTTGTAGTTCGCCACCTTGCTTATTGTCCATTTGTCCTGGTCAACCGCCAGTCCTTTGGATAGCAGCAAATGGTACATCTGAGAGAAGATGCCTGTGATGGTATACTCGCTTTCGTTATCAGTCAAGATCAAGGCTTTCGTAAAAGTTCCTGACCCGCCGCCGGTCTGTTCCGTAATGATGCCCTCGGCATGCAGATCGGCATGGTACCGGACTTCCAAGTCAACTGGACTTCCGACATCAATGACTTCAGTATTGTCACTGCTGTAGAATCCACGGTACGTGTACCAGTCTTCACGATACGCATAGCGTACGGTGATCTCGTCTTGGTCCCGGATCCGATCGTGCAGATAAATAATGCCTTTCTCTGCATCCACATCCGAGACACGGAGGCGGCGGTTGTTGTTAATCCGACTCGCATTGACTTCCAGATAGCTGACTCCTTCCTCTGAAGCAAGTACGATTGGCCGGAACTGAACCTGAATCATCTGCTCGTTGAGGACGACTGGATACTCTTTCTCCACTACGATTGTTGGGAGATTCGTGAACTCCTGATTTTCGTACTCTGGAATGGAATAGTCAAGCACGACCTCTACGGAATCTCCGGCACTCTGAGGCCGATAGGCGACCAACTCCGGGTTGGAGAGGTATAATTGCGGCACACGCTCTTCTGGCTCGTAATACGGCAGCCGGATGCGCCGCTTGAATCGGCCGTTTTTTACCCGCAGGTACCAGTTCTCCCGCTCCGAGGATCTCTTTTCTACCCGTGGCTTCTCGATATCAATTTTATGCCGCTCGTCAATTTTGATGGCAAGCACCGGCACAGCCGAGAGAACTTCGAAGTTCGTCCAGGCGACCAGGTTCACCTTCAGTGCATCCAGAAATTCATCCGTTCCTTTTTTCAGGACATTGCGGAGGCGGATCCGGTTTACCCCGTGCTTGATCTGGTCAACTTCAAATCGTTTGTTCCCATTCAGGTTGTACAGGAATCGGTAGTTGACCCGGTACTCGGCGTTCAATCCACTCTCGTTCTCCCCACGCTCAATGCGGAGCAGAACTTCATGCAGCGGCGTGTCGCCGAGGTTTAGTTTCGTCAGCAGCCCACCATCGCCCAAGAGAGTGCCTAGTGTTTTGACTCCCTCGTGCTTGTAGATTTCATCCTCATCGATTGTGTATGGCGAACCGAGCGGATAGATCGGCGGCACCGGTGCGCTGGCCATCGGCTTATTGCCGGAACCGAGCGATACGGTTACGCTGCTGTCTCCCCCGGTTTTGCGGATGCTCCAGGCAAAGTTCTTCACTTTCTCTGGAATCTCGGCATCAATCTCGGCCGGCTTGAACTCGTACCCCATTGTGCCATCGGGAGATAAGAATGCAATACCTGTTCCATTGATGTCCATGCCGTTATCGCTCGTGCGCCAAGGAGTGATCTTGGTGCCGCCAGCCTGCGGGTCATTCGTGTAGCCATACACATAACCGTCACTCTTGATACGGCCTTGTACCGGTCCGGTGGAAACGAACTGGATTGGATCAACGGGCTGGAAGATCGGCTTGCCTGCAGTCAGCGCATCAAGTTTCGGCTTGAGAATGTCCTCTGCTTTTGTATCGTTCAACTTCATCTCCGAATTGGATGTGAACTCGACCGGATACATCTCACTCGCTGCTTCCTTCCCCTCAAGCTCAGTGAAGGTCAACTTCGACCAATAGCACTCTTGCTGGGAGATGTTAAATATTCCATAGGATCCATCGGTATGTTTCGGCAAGTTCTTTGTTCCGTTGTCAGGGATATCGTGGCTCCCGGTGTCCTCTCCGATACAAACAAGCTCACCCAACTCCGTGCTGCCAGGCTGACCAATGTAAATCCGGAACTCATCTTCCTGTACGACGACGGTGATCTTATATTTGCTGCTAGTCGCCCAGCCAGACGGGTTATACGTTTTGTTGTAGGCTGTGACATCGATGTAAGATACGCCGGTCTTATCAGACTGAAATCTAGTGTGTGGCTCGTCTGCACTATTGTACGAAGGCAAGATGTTTGGAACGGCTTTGAATACTTTCTTCTTCTTGTTCGTAAAGCTTTGATTGTATTGAAGGTAGCTGCTCCAGTTTGGCTCATACGCATAGCCTGGAATCGATGACGTGTTGACGACAGCTGATGCCCACGATGACTCATCAGAATCCGTCCTGCCCCGTTATTGTCAGCGGCAACCGAGTTGTTCAACTGGTTGCGCTCCCAAGCGAACACGTAGTAGTTCTTCGAGTCTCGCACACGGAACATGATGCCGATAACGTCATCATCGTAGCCACGATCTTCGACATGAACCTCGGCCGAGAACATATAGTCTTTCTTGCCGGTCGCCGCCGGATTGTAGAATCCACCTAAATCGATCTCATTTCGAGTCAAATAGATTTCCTCAACGCCGCTGTTGCGCACCACTTTCCAGTCAGACCGGTTGGTCACTTGTCCGATATTGTTCCAGCTGCTCAGAGTCGTACCAGTTTCCGTCGTAGCTTGATGGATAATATAGATCTGCTGCTTGATCCCCCATGTCGCCTGCAGGGTTGTGCTCTCGATGATCTGGCCCTCGCCGCTCGCCGTCCAGGTGAAGGGCAGCTCTTGTTTTTGCTGCTCTGGAATAATTGTGCAACGATGTTTTATTGCATCGTTCTTGATCCGGACGTTGCTCTCCTCGGCCCCCTCCCAATTTCCGGTGGCCACATTGGACTTAGCCTTGGCCGGCTCTCCGCCGCTCTGCAGCACGGCGCTGGTGACGCTTGAATTATCTGCTGCCTGCTCAGTCGTGTAGAGCAGATTTCCATTGGCATCTTCTACCGTGTAGATCGTCTCTGCCGGCAGCGATGGCATGTCGATTGGAATCATCATGCCCATGGTGCTGCGAGCATCCATGACGGCTGATCCAGACTTTAACCCGAGCATCTTCCACTCGTTTGCGTAATCCAACATCTCATGCTCAAGGAGTGCTTCTTTGGGCAGAACGGAATCCGTAATGTAGCCTGTCGTGATGACCCGCTCCTTGCCGTTCTCGTCCTTGTATTTAGCATTAACCCTGTAGCTGAACATGGGTGCTTCTCGTGGATCACTCTTGGATTTTTGCGGAACATAAATGCGGTACCCATCCACATCCGGCCGCTCCTCGAACGCATAGATTTCTTTGAGCTCTCCAGCCGACTCCACCTGCGCTAGTGTCGCTTCAGTAAAGGCGCTAACCCCGTTGATGATCCGAAGCTTCCCGCCTTCAATTGCATTCCCGTTGACTTGATTCGAGTACAGCTCAATGGTTTTCTTAACCGCCCGTGCGTTGGCGTCGATCGCAGGTGTATCCACATGGTTGTACCTTACTTTGAAGGTCTTCTCCTCATCGGTATTGAATTGCAGATACAACCAGGCCGGTATACATTGGACTTGGTTTCCGGTGGCACCGCAGCCTGAGCCTGCACGAAGATGATGTATTTGAACGTCGAATCCAGTAGATTACCGTTCTCGTCGGTGATCTGAATTTGGTTTCCTGTATAGCGGATCACCTTCTCCGGCTCGCCCGGTTCGCTGTCGTAATGATAGAAAATCTCGAAACGATAATACAGCGCAGCGGCGACCGTGTGCTCGTTTCGGATGAAACGTTTGGTAATGTTCACTTCCTTGGATGGGAACATGTCATACGGCGCCCGCAGCACGATCGGCTGGTCTTCGGAAAGAACTGTGGCATACTGCAGCTTTCCATTTTCGTCCGGCACGACCATTGATTCAATCTGGTCGATTGGGATTAGATTGTCAGGCGTAGATGAGGTATGGATCAGGGAAATGTTCTGATCAGAATCTACTCGTGGTGTATGAACAAAAGCCAGATTCACGTCGCCTTCTGGCACTTTCTCTCCAACCCGCAAAGCATAGGTGCTGTTAGGCAGCATCTTGTTGAACTCTTTCATGTGCTTCTCACCTTCCCCTTCAAGGAGCAAAGCGACTGGCGGGGTTAACCGCCAATCACCTTGATATAAATGAAGTTGCTTGCTGTTTCGCCACCTATGTCAAAATTGGCATGAACTGCAATCTGCCCCTGGATTTCATTGATCCCGTTCAAGGCAATCTTGGCGTCTCCGCTGCTGTTTGTCAAAATGACTTCGCTTCGTGTAACGCCCTTCGTGTCCTTATAGGAGATTGTGATAGACTTGTCGCCAAGTCCGATCCAGTTTTCGTTCTTGAGCGAAACTGTAATGATCGTTTGCTCATTTTGGCCCGAGCGAATAGCTGTCTTGCTCGGATTCAGTACGATGTGGTAGCGGTCGGCGACGGCAGGCTCATAATAATTCAGCAATCCGGTCGAGCTTTTACCCTCACAGATTGCCTCGTATTTCGAGATCCGACTGGCCGGTGCAATCGGCTGATCCAACTTATACACCTCGCCGGCCTGGTTTGTCATCCCGGTATAGATGATTTCGCCATCCCGGTAGATTTCGATCCGCTTATTCTCGATCGGATTATTGTTCAAGTCCTTGATTTGTGCGGTGATCGTCGCTTTACTTAGACCGTCTGCCGGCAGCGTCTTTGGTGACACGGTGATCAGTATGCGGTCTACAGCGTCCTCTGTCCGCTCTGTCATATACAAGAACCCCCGATGGTTATGATTCAAAAGCGGATTGAATACGATCTCCTCGGCTCGGTAGAACGGCGTATTCTTGGCGCCTTCGTAGAGGATCTCCATGTTCTTCATACTTTCAGCTACATAGTTCGAGTGGAGCGTGAGCATTGCGACATCTCCGCTCACATCATAATTGTAATCGAGCATGTAACTGTAATTCAGTTTGTACTTAACCTCAATTATATCAGAAAATTCCAAGGCGTTCATGAACTGAATTGAAGATTTCGTAAGATCGAATACTGGTTTTACCGTAATGCCGTTCACCTTCACCTTGAGCGTCGCAGGATCAATGTCTGAATAGGAAAGATAATACGCTGCATATCCGTTCCCACTGAAAGACTCTGTGTTTTCGAGCGTCATGTTCCAGTTCGAATCATAGAACGTTACCTTCCGCAAGGCCCCTCCGGTATTGTCTCTCACAATGACTGGTGATCCTTGCTGCGGCCGGGGCTGCACAAGCACTCGGTTATCGACCGGCGTCTTAATGTGCTTCACCGGCTGTGCATACAGGAAGAACTCTCTGTCCTGGAAATAGTAGTGACCCGAATGAATCATTGGGCTCCACGGCAACGGTGTGGCCTCTTTAATGATGGCTTTAACCGTGTAGCCAAGATACGGCGTAAGATATTCGCTGCCGACTACCTGCCGTTCCTGCCCCGGAATTGTCCATTCCAGTTTTACCATGGCGGCGCCGGTATTCTCATAGTAGTTGGCATTGACCGGATATGTCTTGCCTGCCTCCATGAAAATCGAGCCACCATACTCAACGCTTGCGTTATCCGACCAGGCATCGATTACGATCTTATTGTCAATCCACAACCGGAAGCCATCGTCCACTTGTACATTGAACTGATAATAGCCATCCAGTGGCGGGCAAATGTAGCCACGCCAGTTAATGGCGAACCCGTCGTTTGGCGTGTCGTCTTCAGGCGGTGTCATCGGCGGGATGTACGGCTCCGGCTGCTGCGGCACATAAACACCGGTCGGCAGATCCGGCTCCAAATAATCTCGATCCACCTCTGTATAGTCGCCATATTGAGGCTTAGCCGGTGCGGTGTTCGGCTCTGCTGCGACATCGGATATCACGGTCAGACTTCCGTCAGATGTCTGCTTCTCCCGCTCCGTGCCAGTTACTGATCCGACATAGACCGGGTAAGAGCTGCTGTCCTGACTGATGATATATGACAGTGCCAGCTGGTCTTGCTGCAGGTCAGTGTGTTCGGCCAAGAACCTCTGCAGATCGGACGTAAACTCCTCAGTCAGGGTCTTTGCCAGCACTTCAAGCGTTTCTACTCTCTTGTCGCTGATTGGCCGGGCAAATGAAGCCTGCAGCGAATGACGCAGTGTGGCATCGTCCAGGTATGAGTATTTGATATATCTCGTAATGTCGAAGTCCCAGAAGTACGTCTTCGGTTGAGATGCGGTCAACGGCCCCCATGCACCCATCATCAACGCTGCTGGATCTTCATCCACAAAGTCAATCTTCTGAACATCGTCAGTTGACACCGTGATACGTTTGCCCATGAGCTCCACTTTAATCGTGTGTGTTTCACTGGCTCCGAATGTCCAAGGCTCCGGCACATAGGCCAACTGGTCTTTCGTGTAGGTGAGCGATCCCGCCGACGCTGGATTCGTGCAGATGTTACGATACACGGCCATACCATTGATTGAGAGCCCTCTTGCATCCCATTCGAACGAGTAAAAGTTTTTCGTGGCAGGGTCAAATCGAAAGATCGCCCCATACATATCGTCGTCACCGGAGTTGCGCTCTTGAACTTTGAAGCTGAAGGTGTAATCTGAGAAGCTTACATGGTTCGGATTATACCAGCCGGAGCGGGATGACTGATTTTTCAGGTTCGTCACCTCGGTGTATCCGGCTTCCGGAGGGCCATGCCAATCACCGGCGTCGCTGGGGTTCTCATTCCAGATCATCCACTCATTCGTGAAATTACTCAGATCAATCGGATCCGTGGAAGGATAAACGATTTCCAGATCCAGATCGTAGTTGTAATCCATTTCCGGCTCAATTGCCTCCATGATGGTGAAGCCAGATGCCTGGACATCAAACGGAGAAGATGCTCCCCAGTCGAAATTAATAGCCTGATCGATTTGAGAGAAGGCGAACTCGCCCAAATAGTTGTCCTTCGTTGGGTCAAACTCCGAAAGAACCACATAGGATTGGATATTGATCCAATCGTTCATGGCAAGAATCTCCCGCTGCACTATCAGCTGATTGCCAGTTATGCTGAATTTCGTGTCATCCAGTTCGGCGCCGTTTTTGAATACTTGGATTTCCAGTCCGACTTGATGGTTGAGCGTAAAGGTATTGCTCACCTCGCCAATCGAATAGATTACAATCACATCGCCAGGCATAATTGCCGACCCGTGGAGCTCAAAATCTTTACCGTTTACCGTGTAGCCATTGCTGGCATCTTGCGGGATATCTGCTCCGTCATGCTTCACTGATTCAATTTTGATCGGATCAGATTCTGTAAATGAGAAAGCGCTGCGCATTGGTAATTCTTCGACTTTCCGGCCGCCGGCTTTGTACTCAATCCGGACCACATCTGTGCGCTGCAGAGCAGATGTTAATGTAATCGTCTTCTGATTTGTCGTGAGATCTGTCGTGACCGTGCCGTTGATTTTAACAATTACCGTGCCTGGATCCGGCAGATAATCCATGGTGAATGATTGAGTTGGCGCCCCCATGTTATGCGTTACAAGATAGGCGGTATCTTGTGGTCCGGCATTTCTCACGATGACAGTCCATTCGCCTGGATCCGGATCAGTGAAAGTCATCAACTCCTGTCCATCTTGATCGCCACCGAACGCATATTTCGAGCATGAGCTGCGGTCCATTAGTTCAAGTGCATGTTCGCTCCATGTGCCGTTCATGAAGTTCAGCCCGAACGATTCGCCGCTCGGCGCCACCACGTTCAGATCCGGATACTCTTCGCCAGCATCACTCATGAAGCTACCTGAGATCGACAGAATCGGCTGGCCAGCTGCAACTTCTATGACGGCTACCGTCTGAAACTCCTTGGCTTTAATTGTCCCTCTGATCGGCTCGCTGCCAGCCATATAGGATTGGATCGCCTGTTCGCCAGGGAAGTATGCTTCTACATCCTCCGTGTTTACATTGAAGATCTGCTGCTTACGCTTGTAGTCACCGCCTACCTTGAAAGCCTGGCTCCGAACCTCGGTGATCTGTGGGAACTTGTAATAGGTGCCGAAGAGTCCACCTTGATCGCCAGGGATCTGTTCGACCCAAGTCGAGATGAATGGGTTTCCACTTGTCACCTCAATGTGATCGACGATCACATTGTGATCGTAATTTGGATCATCCGTGGGCTGCACCTGCACTGGCTCTGTAATGATTGTGAAGGCGTCTCGCTTTGCTTCAAACGTTCTTGTGTCTTCCTTCCACGGCGTGAACCAATCCGTGTACCAGATATATTTGTCCATGTAGCTTGAAGAGAAGGTGATCGCTTTCTTGTATTCGTTGTAGATAAATGTCACCCTGGGGTCATCTACTTCAATGAAAGGCCCTTGGATATGTGTCAGGTTTTCCGGAAGGAACACAACCTCGGCCGGCACGTCTACCAGATCTGCTTTGCCCAGCTGCTGGGTCATGTACGGTCGCTTGCCGTTCACTTTTCCGTAACCAAGGTACTGGCCAGAAGTCCATGGAATATAACGTGGATCCGGGTCACAGACAACGACAACACGATCGGCCATGATGGTAGTTTTTATAATTGGCGTACTCGTCATTGGATTGTTCTGTGTGGCATTCCGTGTTGTGAGACTCGGATTGCTCTCCCAGTACATCCAGACATGCGGCTTGCCGATTGGGGACTTCTGCAGCAGGAAATGAACGTCCTCATAAAAGTAAGGCATCGGCGTATTCTTGTAGGGCTCGACGTAATGCTCCGGCATCGGCGGGATCTGGATATAGAGCTTCTTGCTGCTCGTGACCGTGCCCTCGTTATGGATGTCGGCCGGGAAGATTCCCTTATACCACTCCGTCGTTTTAAGCATAAGAATGTCATTGCCGTTTGTCGTGATCTTGCTTCCGCCGCCGCCGGCCCATTGGATCTTATCGTAGTCCGGATTCACGGTCCCGCTATTGTTGAACGTCTCAAGTGCATACTCGACCCAGCTCCCGCCGCCAAAGTCAGCAACGAGTGGCTTCATTACCCAATCTTGATAAGCATAGATCGTCTCCACAAACGACTTCTCCGTTACCTTCTCCTCCGCCTGCGTCATCCACATCGTGAGCTTTTGATTATCGTCCCACGCATATTGGTTGTCGTCTTTGCCCGGCTTAATTAGCGTGAACACCGGCACGACATTCGATAGGTCCGGATGATCTTGCCTGAATTTGGCGATCTCGACTTGGAACAGGCGATTGCAATCCTCAATGACTACATTGCCTTTTTCCTTGCCGATATTGTCCGGCGTAATCATGGCTTTGCCGTTCTTGGTTGCAGTGCTCGATATGACTTCACCAGCATTGCCAGGATTAAACGATTTGACCTTCACTGGGCCGCCGATGGAGGCCGTGATAGATCCAGTTGTAGGATTCTGCACTTCGCCCTGAATCGATATGACTTTATAATTTTGCGGCGTCGATCCAATCTTGGCGATTAGGCTGGGCTTGATGTACTGGTCGGCGTTAGTAGATACCGTCTTCTCCCCGGTGCCTGTGTAGCTATCCCACTCGGTCGAGCCGGTTACGGTTTTGTAGTCAGCAAAATCGATCTTATAGAACTGCACGGCCTGCGAGAAGTTCGCAATGCCGAAGCTGCCATTTGTCCATGCCGTCTTGCATTCGAACATTTTCTGAAGCGTGTAATTCGGTGATGCCAGATACACTTCCACGGTATCACCAATACAGCGCACCTCGATGCTGTTGGTCTGCTCCATCACCCACCCGAAGGTGTTCTGATCATTAGCCTGCGTGATTTGCGTCAGCTTGCCGTCCACAACTTTGTAGACCCTGAAGTGGTTCTGCTTCCAGCCCGTTTCGTTCTCGTAGACATCCATACGGTCAGCATAGTCTCGTGATTTGATCATGTACTGATCCCATTCGCCGTTGTCGTTTCCAGTGAACACATCGGCGCCGTCCAAATGCCCTGCCATCCGCCAGGACCCCGGTGTACGATCATGTCGCTCCCACATGGCCATATAGAAGTTACGAGCGTCTTTTGCCCGGAAGATCAGAGCAACTACATCATCATCCTGTCCTCCGGTTGATGCATCAACGGTTGAGAGGATCGGCTTGAAGTCGGTCGATACGGAATAGTCCGTCTTGGAATAATGCTCCTTGGAGATAGCCCCGCTCCAGTGTGTCCGGTTCACAGTCTCGTAAACATACTCTCCGTTGGGCGCCAGTTTCCACACATTATTGGCTCCTGCACCCACATAAGCGCTTTTACCAGAAGAGAAATCAAACAGCGACTTGGCGGAAACGGATCCGCCTACCTGGTAGCTCACGCCCCAATTGACACGATACTTCATGGCGTCAACGCCAACGACGCCGCCGATGTCTAACTTCACTTCCCAATCTCGCTCTACAGGCAATTTTCGCCGCTCCGTGATCTTGTATTCAAACTTCTTGCCGGGGTAAGCATCAATCGATGCCTTGTAGGGAGATTCATTGTCATTGACGAATAGGTCTCCCTTGTACTGGATGCCGTATTGGAACGACAGCTCCGGATAAATCATTGCTTCATGCTTTCGTCTTCCCCGCATACGAGCGGCGTATTGGAACGGAAGCGTCTGGTTTTCGGATGATGGCTGCTTGACCTGCAGATCGTCATTGTCCCCGATCCCGGAATGAAACGCATGCTTCTGCTCTTTGCTCATGTGGCTCACCCCTTCGTAAGAGTAGCCAGCACCCGAAGGTGCTGGCATGATTGTTTATACCTGTGGTGTCTCTTGTTTGCTCCCACCGGAGTTTGCGTCCTTGCCCGCATTCAGGGAAACCCGATTCTTGTAATCCTGTAAAGCGAAATGGGCTTCTCTAAAGCTTGTCCAATCGGACTCCGGAATTTTGTCGAAGCTGGTCGCATACAAAATCATGTAGGCTTTGTCGTAGAAGTTATCGACCAGATACACGTAAGATTCAGCGTCGATCTCGTTTTGATCATACTTGAGCAGCCCCGCCTTTTCCCGATCCCAGATTTCTCTCCAAGATTTAGCTACACGTATTGCCTCCTGTAAACCCGTCGGATTATCCCTCAACTTCTCGATCATATCCGTTAAGTCGTTAGACTGCTGGACATAACCGGTCAGGAAGTAATCAAGCTCTGCATCCGGCAGTGTAGTTTTGTCATCCTCTTTGATCGGAGCGGCCGGCTGATCTGCTACGATCAAAGCGTGGAGCTCTTTCCAGTGCTGTTTCACAATCGTTTTGCGATGCCCGAATTGTGCCTCGGAAAGCACAGCATCAAGAGTTGTCCATTCCTTTGCGGAAACCTGCTTCGTTTCTTTGCTCAAAACGGAGAAGCCAACTCTATACATTCGATCGATGTGGTAGATAATATTGTTGATATCCGTATTGTACTTTTTAATCAGAACGGGCCGGTCCTTGTTCCATTTGGCGAGCCACTGCTTTCCGAGTTTGTTCAGGTTGGCTCTGGTGTTCGATCCGTCCTTCGTTGTCCTTACATAATCCCCAAAAGCTGTCGCTGAGCTAAAGTTGGTTTCTGCCAAAGCGTTTATCTTCTTGTCGCCGAAGTTTAGGTTTGGCGTCTTAATCATGCTGTATAGCTCGTCGATCTCGGCCTTCGTGAGCTGAGCAACAGTGGTCTTTGTTGGATCAACGTCTGCGAAGCTGACTCCCGGTACGATGATCGTAAAGATCATAGCCAAGAGGATAAAGCTGCTTAAAATTCTTCTCTTCATTCTGTCATCTCCTAGTCTTTGGTAGTGGGCCTATAGATCCATTATAGACGCATTACCAAAATCATGTAAATGAGAGAATATCAGATTTTAAGAGATATTAAGAGAAAACAGGAGATTTTGGCTCAAACATATAGTTTTTCCAGACTTCAATGTCGGAATCCCACATATTCGGTAAATAACCAAGTCCAGTGAGCGAGGCATCGATAGTATCCCAGAAACCTTCGTCCCAGTTGAATTTGCCCCACATGATCGGCGCAACCTGATTGATATAGGCAACCCAGTTTTCCAATGTCGCCGTTGCCTGGCCGTCTTGCTGATACATCAAAAGATGCAGCTCTTCATCCTCCTGATCGTGAAGCTCATGCTTCTTGATTCCTTGGATAAAGGATACGACATGCTTGTTACCCTGATTGACGGCTTGAATAATGATCGTGCCGTCGGCATCCACGGTGTAGGTGTTCAACTGCAGCGGCCGTCCATCCAGGCGCAGTGTTCGCTCATCAATCCCTTTTCCCTTGATGACGAGGTTCTTCAGGTCATTATTCCAAGTGATCCGCTTAATCAGGTTCAGTTCACGACCAAGCGCATGGGTAAGTCCTAGATCACTGCTGTTTGCCGGGTACCGGAATGCATCGAGGATCCGCTCTTTGTAATCGACGTTCTTCTCCTGATGGAGCCGCTCGACGCCGGTCAGCAGGCCGAACTCATCAAATGGATTCCAGATTTGATGCGGGATCGGCGTGGCCGTGATCGAGCTGCCGTTGATGACGATTTCTAGCGGATTGTACTTGAACTGCGAATACATCCGACGCTTGGTATAATCAACGATCGCTCCTTCTCCCAGCTTATTGAAGAAGAAGCTCTTGAGATCCGGAAGCAGCGGTATGACGATGCCGGCAGATCGAAATACAGCTGTATCTTCGGCATTAATGATCGGCAGC
Encoded here:
- a CDS encoding low copy number virion structural protein, translating into MDIILTSEKGATFKKNIVAEWQQHPVIVDDPMYEAYRPTPFQYEIESKAASQAITIAFDYANRLTETEAKYAVICLHQAGKWTKMATTVDATQKQLICRINVSGTIAIFMNEYWYSDKTQETTGDEFPLWTFIRQSKESNAQRFMNYLAMQIEVAEDDIDDIKSQKFIPLLNTRMIDWVFIYELPIINAEDTAVFRSAGIVIPLLPDLKSFFFNKLGEGAIVDYTKRRMYSQFKYNPLEIVINGSSITATPIPHQIWNPFDEFGLLTGVERLHQEKNVDYKERILDAFRYPANSSDLGLTHALGRELNLIKRITWNNDLKNLVIKGKGIDERTLRLDGRPLQLNTYTVDADGTIIIQAVNQGNKHVVSFIQGIKKHELHDQEDEELHLLMYQQDGQATATLENWVAYINQVAPIMWGKFNWDEGFWDTIDASLTGLGYLPNMWDSDIEVWKNYMFEPKSPVFS